The Methanobacterium sp. BAmetb5 genome includes a region encoding these proteins:
- the gatC gene encoding Asp-tRNA(Asn) amidotransferase subunit GatC translates to MKIEKEAEEILQSFSDALKNIPELEETHYMVDNVNLSREDCAEDKDSAKIMRNAHVDEEGNLIAEKGKWVK, encoded by the coding sequence TTGAAAATTGAAAAAGAGGCTGAAGAGATACTCCAGAGCTTTTCTGATGCCCTGAAAAACATACCAGAACTGGAAGAGACCCATTACATGGTGGATAATGTGAATCTATCCAGGGAAGACTGTGCTGAGGATAAGGACTCTGCCAAAATTATGCGTAACGCCCATGTGGATGAAGAGGGTAACCTTATAGCCGAGAAAGGAAAGTGGGTAAAATGA
- a CDS encoding amino acid-binding protein: MRFNLVLDLPDVPGQLLEVLEPMGRLGANIVAVIHQRDVKTERGTVPVQITIEGDKETLDMVMDALEAKDIQIMAVDGVLRKEQITTILVGDIVEEDVKETVTLLNQLEGVKVADLDLKMSDDPKNSATKMVMEADFGHKKKILKSIKEVGDQKGFLVINEV, encoded by the coding sequence ATGAGATTTAATCTCGTTTTAGATCTGCCAGATGTTCCAGGACAATTATTAGAAGTTCTTGAACCAATGGGGAGGTTAGGGGCCAACATAGTGGCAGTAATACATCAGAGAGATGTTAAAACAGAACGAGGAACAGTTCCAGTACAGATAACCATAGAAGGGGATAAAGAAACCCTGGACATGGTTATGGATGCCCTAGAAGCCAAAGATATTCAGATAATGGCAGTGGATGGTGTTCTCCGTAAGGAGCAGATCACCACTATTCTGGTGGGGGATATTGTGGAGGAGGACGTTAAGGAAACAGTAACTCTCCTGAACCAGCTGGAGGGTGTAAAGGTGGCGGATCTGGATCTTAAAATGTCTGATGATCCCAAGAACTCAGCCACCAAGATGGTTATGGAAGCAGATTTTGGACATAAAAAGAAAATACTCAAAAGTATCAAAGAAGTTGGGGATCAGAAAGGCTTCCTGGTTATCAACGAAGTTTAA
- a CDS encoding carboxypeptidase regulatory-like domain-containing protein has protein sequence MKYEKHGAVLLTIILAVILCSAVSAAESSDTPVNSSADISGIQSDTSAGFDENNSDSSMVDPIISGTVIESGSNTGLGGVTIRVWDTSDNLMAETITGADGSYQVNFNNPGTVFKVAAIRTGYLSYLKEITVTPNATNPADPNLYGTADFRVYALPAYSGNASSYVLNVGAIPGILLDVYAGKSNAWVDSKVIPYSEGVGIPLEVRLLSGDLLAGLLNVNSTGGQGVVTGGILPQNLPALLQLLGLDLGALVGVADSSYPPAASGGSSVISLDLSLLNLIQLINLGVINANSSITPDFITGALTSSSSVGSTANIEVLGGLLEIEAFNVQATAIANGEPGGATAHYDWSVADIRLLGISILDQLRITGVVQLPGVLRIALGDKTEITSPDGTYAFASGDALNIELLNLIPGYELLTLTLGHAEAEATVPLGGLDAGTADLGIEKSVNNSNPNYHNEVVFTLTAHNYGPDDATSVQVNDLLPAGFEWVSDDSNSSYDPITGIWTIGDLANGESMVLHIVARVTASNTSLTNMALINGTEQDPEPGNDQDSVTVTVGPASDLEVIKDVDNHTPHYLDNITYTLTIHNNGPDNATGVTSVDLLPVGLRYVSDDGNGSYNPTTGLWTIGTLANGANAILHILAQVITSNTQITNIATVNGTNYDHNDTNNQTNTTITVPPASDLTITKTVDNPTPHYLDNITYIITVHNNGPDSAINVNVTDILSSGLRYIFDNSNGSYNPNTGLWNIGTLTNGSSAILNILAQVIVSNTQITNIATVNGTNYDHNDTNNQTNTTITVPPASDLTITKTVDNSTPDYLETITYTITVHNNGPDNATGVVSHDVLPTGLRYISDNSNGSYNPTTGLWTIGNLANGANAVLHILAQVIVSNTTITNIANVTATEYDQNSTNNEINTTITVPPSSDLGIAITVDNAYPQYLDYVEFTLTAHNYGPDDSPNVKVYFTAPAGLRYVSDDSNGAFNSTTGLWSIGYMATNTLAVMHLVMQAMVSNVQMTVEAVITDPDPVYAAGYYDPNPDNNRASVSVRPYSVSDPDNPSTTNPNTSSGKYYGSSGKTIGMQTTGIPLGGILLALLAIFTGICVSKQR, from the coding sequence GTGAAGTATGAAAAACATGGAGCAGTTCTTCTGACAATCATTTTAGCAGTGATACTTTGCAGTGCAGTTAGTGCTGCAGAGTCTAGTGATACTCCTGTAAATTCTTCTGCAGATATTTCTGGGATACAATCAGATACATCGGCAGGATTTGACGAGAATAACAGTGATTCATCAATGGTAGACCCTATAATATCTGGAACAGTAATTGAAAGCGGTTCCAATACAGGATTAGGTGGAGTTACCATCAGGGTATGGGATACCAGTGACAATCTTATGGCAGAAACAATAACTGGAGCTGACGGCTCTTATCAGGTAAATTTCAACAATCCCGGAACAGTATTCAAGGTGGCGGCGATCAGGACCGGTTACTTATCTTATCTTAAAGAGATTACGGTAACTCCCAATGCAACCAACCCCGCTGATCCCAACCTTTACGGTACTGCCGACTTCCGAGTATATGCTTTACCAGCTTACAGTGGCAATGCTTCAAGTTATGTATTGAATGTAGGTGCAATTCCAGGAATTTTACTGGATGTTTACGCCGGAAAGTCGAACGCATGGGTTGATAGTAAGGTGATACCCTACAGTGAGGGTGTGGGAATACCACTGGAGGTTCGACTGCTTAGTGGTGACTTGCTTGCAGGTTTATTGAATGTTAATTCCACAGGTGGTCAGGGAGTGGTGACTGGAGGGATACTTCCCCAGAATTTACCCGCCCTACTACAGTTACTGGGCCTTGATTTAGGGGCTTTAGTTGGAGTTGCCGATTCCAGTTATCCCCCTGCAGCCAGTGGAGGAAGCAGCGTAATATCCCTGGATCTGAGTTTGTTGAATCTAATCCAGCTCATAAATCTGGGAGTGATCAATGCCAACAGCAGTATAACACCCGATTTTATAACGGGGGCCTTAACCAGTTCTTCCAGTGTTGGTAGCACAGCTAACATTGAAGTTCTGGGCGGATTACTGGAAATTGAAGCTTTTAATGTCCAGGCAACGGCCATTGCCAATGGTGAACCTGGAGGTGCCACTGCCCACTATGACTGGAGTGTAGCTGACATCCGACTTTTAGGGATAAGTATTCTAGACCAACTTAGAATAACTGGAGTTGTCCAACTTCCAGGAGTGCTTAGAATAGCCTTGGGGGATAAAACCGAGATTACTTCCCCTGATGGAACCTACGCTTTTGCTTCCGGGGATGCATTGAATATTGAGCTTTTAAATCTTATACCCGGCTATGAGTTACTGACTCTAACCTTAGGTCATGCTGAAGCTGAAGCAACTGTACCCTTGGGTGGTTTAGATGCCGGCACCGCTGACCTGGGAATAGAAAAATCCGTGAATAATTCTAATCCCAACTACCATAATGAAGTGGTTTTCACCTTAACTGCACATAACTACGGGCCCGATGATGCTACCAGTGTTCAGGTGAACGATCTGTTACCCGCAGGGTTTGAATGGGTATCTGACGACTCTAACAGTTCATATGATCCAATAACTGGCATTTGGACCATTGGTGATCTGGCTAACGGTGAAAGTATGGTGTTACATATTGTGGCACGAGTTACAGCATCAAATACCAGCCTAACCAACATGGCCCTTATCAACGGAACAGAACAGGACCCAGAACCAGGTAATGATCAGGACTCGGTGACGGTAACTGTTGGTCCAGCATCCGATCTGGAGGTTATCAAAGATGTAGACAACCATACTCCCCACTACCTGGACAATATCACCTACACCCTAACCATACACAACAATGGCCCGGATAACGCAACTGGAGTTACATCTGTGGATCTATTACCTGTTGGATTAAGGTACGTCTCTGATGATGGTAACGGATCCTACAATCCCACAACTGGCTTATGGACTATAGGAACTTTAGCCAACGGTGCAAACGCCATACTACACATCCTGGCACAAGTCATTACATCCAACACACAGATTACCAATATTGCTACGGTTAATGGAACCAATTACGACCATAATGACACCAACAACCAGACCAACACCACCATCACCGTACCACCCGCATCCGACCTAACCATAACCAAAACCGTGGATAATCCCACACCACACTATCTAGATAATATCACCTATATCATAACCGTACACAACAATGGACCAGACAGTGCAATCAACGTAAATGTAACCGATATATTATCCTCGGGACTACGGTACATCTTTGATAACAGTAATGGATCCTACAACCCCAACACTGGCTTATGGAACATAGGAACGTTGACCAATGGTTCGAGTGCTATTTTGAACATTTTGGCCCAAGTGATTGTATCCAACACACAGATTACCAATATTGCTACGGTTAATGGAACCAATTACGACCATAATGACACCAACAACCAGACCAACACCACCATCACCGTACCACCCGCATCCGACCTAACCATAACCAAAACCGTGGATAACTCTACACCAGATTACTTAGAGACCATCACTTACACCATAACTGTACACAACAACGGACCGGACAATGCAACTGGTGTGGTTTCACACGATGTGCTGCCTACTGGCCTGCGTTACATTTCAGACAACAGTAACGGATCCTACAATCCCACCACCGGCCTATGGACCATTGGCAACTTAGCCAACGGTGCAAATGCCGTGCTACACATCCTGGCACAGGTAATCGTATCCAACACTACCATAACCAACATCGCTAACGTAACTGCCACTGAATACGATCAAAACAGCACCAACAACGAAATTAACACCACAATCACTGTACCACCATCTTCTGACCTGGGAATTGCCATTACCGTGGACAATGCCTACCCCCAATATCTGGATTATGTTGAATTTACCTTGACCGCACACAATTACGGACCGGACGATAGTCCTAATGTGAAAGTGTACTTCACTGCACCAGCCGGGCTTCGTTACGTTTCCGATGACTCTAATGGTGCTTTTAATTCAACTACTGGTTTATGGAGTATAGGTTACATGGCCACCAATACCCTGGCAGTTATGCACTTGGTAATGCAGGCCATGGTTTCCAACGTGCAGATGACAGTTGAAGCCGTGATTACCGATCCCGACCCAGTTTACGCCGCAGGTTATTACGACCCCAACCCGGATAACAACCGGGCCAGTGTTTCTGTGCGACCCTATTCAGTATCTGATCCAGATAATCCATCTACAACAAACCCTAACACCAGTTCGGGCAAATACTATGGTTCGTCTGGAAAAACCATTGGAATGCAAACTACTGGGATTCCCCTTGGTGGGATATTACTGGCTTTATTGGCTATTTTCACCGGTATATGTGTGTCCAAACAAAGGTAA
- a CDS encoding homoserine dehydrogenase: MKIIILGFGAVGQGVARVLSVKKDYLKKKYGLNPSIVAVGDRSGAAINPDGLDEELLLKTKEKTGKISSFPEYGIPGVESINILDEVEYDCLVEVTPTDIHDGEPARSHMIKAMEDGKDVVTSNKGPLALSFQELATTAQSNSVEFKFEASVGGAMPIINFAHETLAGCSIESIFGILNGTTNYILSRMANEGSSYEQTLSEAQELGIAETDPYQDVEGIDAACKIVILANSVLNLPATLKDVEVEGISRITTESIALAKKEGMLIKLIGEASPDTLEVSPRLVRQGSPLAVEGTLNLATLKTDLADEVTVVGKGAGSVETASAILSDIISVWKVRK; encoded by the coding sequence ATGAAAATTATTATTTTAGGTTTTGGAGCAGTGGGACAGGGCGTGGCCCGGGTCCTGTCGGTGAAAAAAGATTATTTAAAGAAAAAATATGGTCTCAACCCCTCTATCGTGGCGGTGGGTGATCGTTCGGGAGCGGCCATAAACCCGGATGGTTTAGACGAAGAATTACTTCTCAAAACCAAGGAAAAAACCGGTAAAATATCTTCTTTCCCTGAATACGGCATACCTGGTGTGGAGAGCATTAACATTCTGGACGAAGTAGAGTACGACTGCCTGGTAGAAGTTACCCCCACCGATATACACGATGGCGAACCAGCACGCAGCCACATGATCAAAGCCATGGAAGATGGTAAAGACGTGGTAACATCCAACAAGGGACCCCTGGCCCTATCATTCCAGGAACTGGCCACCACTGCACAGTCCAACAGTGTGGAATTTAAATTCGAAGCATCAGTTGGGGGAGCCATGCCCATCATTAATTTTGCCCACGAAACACTGGCCGGATGCAGTATTGAATCTATCTTCGGAATTCTAAACGGGACTACCAATTACATTCTGTCCAGAATGGCCAATGAAGGATCATCATACGAACAGACCCTTTCTGAAGCCCAGGAATTGGGAATAGCAGAAACTGATCCCTACCAGGATGTGGAAGGTATTGATGCTGCCTGTAAAATAGTTATACTGGCCAATTCTGTTCTAAACCTACCGGCAACCCTCAAAGATGTGGAAGTTGAGGGGATATCAAGGATAACCACCGAATCAATTGCCTTAGCTAAGAAGGAAGGAATGCTAATTAAACTCATTGGTGAAGCTTCACCAGATACATTGGAGGTATCACCCCGCCTGGTGCGTCAGGGATCTCCCCTGGCAGTGGAGGGAACCCTCAACCTGGCCACCCTCAAAACCGACCTGGCTGATGAGGTAACCGTAGTGGGTAAGGGTGCGGGATCAGTAGAAACTGCATCGGCCATACTGAGTGATATCATCAGTGTCTGGAAGGTAAGGAAATAA
- a CDS encoding transposase, translating to MIRKIYYSPVHIGVSKQLNLSDFGFKNSNIQCLKRFLNKNSKFKENKLVEFIERTYYYVKIAINKYSNAFSNHLYSQHTLFTILAMKIYTKSTYREITDVIDVSDVIKRYLRIKKVPHFTTIQKFFKRLPSEQIREINQLILLLNDIKADIIALDGSGFTNDYADKYYAKIRQKERKSYIKNHLTIDVKTRLILYYQTSRGPKYDTQFAKPALRQIKKYKPDYIVADKAYDTEPIRKCINEEIKAFDQIPLKNRAKKGQYRLKSPTIFRHKIYKKRNNIESIFSTIKRKFNGTNHSRSTQLSNKETKLKNTIYNIYRTTQIN from the coding sequence ATGATTCGCAAAATCTATTATTCCCCTGTTCATATTGGGGTTTCAAAGCAGTTAAATCTTTCGGATTTTGGTTTTAAAAATTCTAATATTCAATGTTTAAAAAGATTTTTAAACAAGAATAGCAAATTTAAAGAAAATAAACTGGTGGAATTCATTGAAAGGACATACTATTATGTTAAAATAGCGATAAACAAGTATTCTAATGCCTTTTCAAACCATTTATATTCACAACATACTTTATTCACGATATTAGCAATGAAAATTTACACAAAATCAACATATCGTGAAATCACTGATGTTATTGATGTATCGGACGTAATTAAGAGATATTTGAGAATAAAAAAGGTTCCGCACTTTACAACAATCCAAAAATTCTTTAAACGATTACCTTCAGAACAAATTAGAGAAATTAACCAATTAATACTATTATTAAACGATATTAAAGCAGATATAATAGCATTGGACGGCTCTGGTTTTACGAATGATTATGCAGACAAATATTATGCAAAAATACGGCAAAAAGAAAGAAAAAGCTACATAAAAAACCATTTAACAATAGACGTGAAAACACGTCTTATTTTATATTATCAAACTTCGCGCGGACCAAAATATGATACACAATTTGCAAAACCTGCATTAAGACAAATCAAAAAATATAAACCAGATTACATAGTAGCAGACAAAGCATATGACACAGAACCAATAAGAAAATGCATAAATGAAGAAATCAAAGCATTTGACCAAATACCCCTCAAAAACAGAGCAAAAAAAGGACAATACAGACTAAAAAGCCCAACAATATTCCGACACAAAATATACAAAAAAAGAAACAACATAGAAAGCATATTTTCAACAATAAAAAGAAAATTTAACGGCACAAACCACAGCAGAAGCACACAACTATCAAACAAAGAAACCAAACTCAAAAACACAATATACAACATCTACAGAACAACACAAATCAACTAA
- a CDS encoding transcriptional regulator yields the protein MRPPCEIVVWYVIPTIRSELAKELLNLGMKQKEISELLDITQPAVSQYISDKRGHGIKFNDETQKLIKDFAKGLVEEKYNQRDIIPHVCEICRKVKTDEVLCQLHQEKGKMPTDCDACMSSHLSE from the coding sequence ATGAGACCTCCGTGTGAAATAGTAGTGTGGTACGTTATCCCCACCATCAGATCCGAACTGGCCAAGGAACTCCTGAACCTGGGAATGAAACAGAAGGAGATTTCTGAGCTTTTAGATATAACCCAGCCGGCTGTTTCTCAATACATCAGTGATAAAAGAGGACACGGTATCAAATTCAACGATGAGACCCAAAAACTTATAAAAGACTTTGCCAAGGGCCTGGTGGAAGAAAAGTACAACCAGCGGGACATAATACCACATGTTTGCGAAATATGTAGAAAAGTGAAAACTGATGAAGTTCTCTGTCAGTTGCACCAAGAAAAGGGTAAAATGCCCACTGACTGTGACGCCTGCATGTCATCTCACCTATCGGAATAA
- the cysE gene encoding serine O-acetyltransferase produces MFERIREDLEMVRMRDPAARSTLEIFFCYPGLHAIWWHRLASWFWNHKLLFLGRFTSAISRLLTGIEIHPGATIGRRVFIDHGMGVVIGETAEVGDDVLIYQGVVLGGTSLEKTKRHPTVGSGVVIGSGAKIIGNIKIGDASKIGAGSVVLKSVPSGSTCVGIPGRVVQEQRKCAIDLDHGELPDPVAEVITLLLKRQNEMEAQIKELGITSQVMKANGLLNRKTEMEEIFSEGAGI; encoded by the coding sequence ATGTTTGAAAGGATAAGAGAAGATTTGGAAATGGTACGTATGCGGGACCCTGCTGCCCGGAGCACTCTGGAAATATTCTTCTGCTATCCGGGGTTACACGCCATCTGGTGGCACCGACTGGCCAGCTGGTTCTGGAACCACAAACTATTATTTTTAGGCCGATTCACATCAGCCATCAGCCGCCTGTTAACCGGCATTGAAATACACCCCGGTGCCACAATTGGTCGAAGGGTGTTTATAGATCATGGAATGGGAGTGGTTATTGGTGAAACCGCAGAAGTGGGGGATGATGTACTGATTTACCAGGGCGTGGTCCTGGGGGGTACCAGTCTGGAGAAGACAAAAAGACACCCCACCGTGGGCAGTGGTGTGGTCATAGGTTCAGGAGCTAAGATCATTGGTAACATTAAAATTGGAGACGCATCTAAGATTGGTGCTGGATCAGTAGTACTAAAATCCGTACCCTCAGGTTCAACCTGCGTGGGTATACCTGGAAGGGTGGTTCAGGAACAGCGTAAATGCGCCATTGACCTAGATCACGGAGAATTACCGGATCCAGTGGCCGAAGTTATCACCCTGCTTTTAAAACGTCAGAATGAAATGGAAGCCCAGATCAAAGAACTGGGAATTACATCTCAAGTAATGAAAGCTAATGGTTTATTAAATCGGAAAACTGAGATGGAAGAAATTTTCTCAGAAGGAGCAGGGATATAA
- the asnB gene encoding asparagine synthase (glutamine-hydrolyzing) yields the protein MCAITGIIGENVQDELYRMLLTLKHRGPDKSGVFVDGVISHGNLEELTVPPGNFGLGHNLLSIVGSEVVQPLRKGKIVLVCNGEIYNHYQLYSGLKNESNYNFETDSDSEVVLGLITHYYHGSLSQTIPKVVERLDGDYAFCAYDGKDLVAVRDPLGVKPLYYGENDGIFAFASERKALWTVGIDETHSLPPKYMLHNQELVELPGRLSWKNNHSISRSEIVTPPSKKYLKESLKNHIQESVQKRTLGLDKVGILFSGGVDSTILAVICADLGIETDLYAVGSEDSPDLLFAHNVSCDIGLPLHTRIVDEQVVREYSPPVLNAIEEWNVMKLGVGMTAYLAAEMAHQHGQRVILSGQGADELFAGYHRYLDFYQEKGEKAQEDLQEDVENLYHVNLERDDKVTMAHSVELRVPYLDLQIINMALDIPMYYKINGPEDNRRKCILREVARELGVPPEIVNRPKKAAQYGSGIHKILRKKVLKDQVYMDNLKKTFKFRLCRNPFF from the coding sequence ATGTGTGCAATAACTGGTATCATCGGCGAAAATGTTCAGGATGAACTGTACAGAATGCTATTAACCCTTAAACACCGCGGACCTGATAAATCCGGCGTTTTCGTGGATGGTGTAATTTCCCATGGAAATCTGGAAGAACTTACTGTACCTCCTGGAAATTTCGGCTTGGGACATAATCTTCTATCTATTGTGGGATCAGAAGTTGTACAACCGTTAAGGAAGGGGAAAATTGTTCTCGTCTGTAATGGCGAGATATATAATCACTACCAACTATATTCTGGGCTTAAAAATGAATCAAACTACAATTTTGAAACTGATAGTGATTCAGAAGTGGTTTTAGGCCTCATCACCCATTATTACCATGGTTCGTTATCGCAAACGATTCCCAAGGTTGTGGAACGATTGGATGGTGATTATGCATTCTGTGCCTACGATGGTAAAGACCTGGTGGCTGTTCGGGACCCATTGGGAGTGAAACCACTTTATTATGGAGAAAATGATGGTATTTTTGCTTTTGCCTCTGAAAGAAAAGCATTGTGGACAGTGGGAATAGACGAAACCCACAGTTTGCCACCTAAATACATGTTACATAATCAGGAACTGGTAGAACTACCTGGAAGGTTATCTTGGAAAAACAATCATTCCATTAGTAGATCAGAAATAGTAACCCCCCCCTCAAAAAAATATCTCAAAGAAAGTCTAAAGAATCATATCCAGGAATCTGTTCAGAAAAGAACCCTTGGCCTGGATAAAGTGGGAATATTATTTTCAGGAGGAGTGGATAGCACTATTCTGGCGGTGATATGTGCGGATCTGGGGATTGAAACTGATCTATACGCGGTGGGTAGTGAGGATTCCCCTGATCTGCTCTTTGCCCATAATGTATCCTGTGATATAGGGCTTCCTCTGCACACCAGAATAGTTGACGAACAAGTGGTGAGAGAATACAGTCCCCCTGTATTAAATGCTATAGAAGAGTGGAATGTTATGAAATTAGGGGTGGGAATGACTGCATATCTGGCAGCGGAGATGGCCCACCAGCATGGCCAAAGGGTGATACTTTCTGGTCAGGGCGCCGATGAACTCTTTGCCGGATACCACCGTTACCTCGATTTCTATCAGGAGAAGGGTGAAAAAGCCCAGGAAGACCTCCAGGAGGATGTGGAGAACCTTTACCATGTGAACCTGGAACGTGATGATAAAGTAACCATGGCCCACAGTGTGGAGTTAAGGGTTCCTTACCTGGATCTTCAAATTATAAATATGGCCCTGGATATACCTATGTATTACAAGATAAATGGTCCTGAGGACAATCGGCGCAAGTGCATCTTAAGGGAAGTAGCACGTGAGTTGGGTGTGCCCCCGGAGATTGTTAATCGTCCCAAGAAGGCCGCCCAGTATGGATCAGGTATTCATAAAATCCTGAGGAAAAAGGTTCTCAAAGACCAGGTATATATGGATAATCTGAAAAAAACCTTTAAATTTAGGCTTTGTAGAAACCCTTTTTTTTAG
- the cysK gene encoding cysteine synthase A — MVKIPELTRGIANDITETIGNTPLVRLNRISEGLDAEILVKLESFNPISSVKDRIGVALIEHGEEIGAIKPDSVLIEPTSGNTGIALAFVAAARGYRLILTIPDTMSIERRKLLATFGAEIVLTPGADGMPGAVAKAEELAAEIPNSVLPQQFKNPANPKIHRETTAQEIWRDTDGKVDIVVGGVGTGGTITGLAQALKEKKPEIKAVAVEPATSPVLSTGVKGPHKIQGIGAGFVPEVYDANLIDEVIPIKDEDAGAYLLKLAREEGILAGISSGAATRAAVELAQREENKGKQIVVILPDTGERYLSVGWVFEEIYKTYEDTIPQI, encoded by the coding sequence ATGGTAAAGATACCAGAATTAACAAGAGGAATTGCCAACGATATAACTGAAACCATTGGAAACACACCACTGGTAAGGTTAAACAGAATAAGCGAAGGTTTAGATGCAGAAATTTTAGTGAAACTCGAATCATTCAACCCAATCAGCAGTGTTAAAGACAGAATTGGGGTAGCTCTAATTGAACATGGGGAAGAAATAGGAGCCATAAAACCTGATTCAGTTTTAATAGAACCTACCAGCGGGAACACTGGAATTGCCCTGGCATTTGTAGCCGCAGCACGAGGATACCGATTAATACTCACCATTCCCGACACCATGTCCATTGAAAGAAGGAAACTTCTGGCAACCTTCGGAGCCGAAATAGTCTTAACACCCGGAGCAGATGGAATGCCTGGTGCAGTAGCCAAAGCTGAAGAACTGGCCGCAGAAATACCAAACTCAGTACTACCCCAACAATTCAAAAACCCAGCAAACCCAAAAATCCACCGGGAAACCACTGCCCAGGAAATCTGGAGAGACACCGATGGAAAGGTGGACATCGTTGTGGGAGGAGTAGGTACTGGTGGAACCATCACCGGTCTCGCACAAGCTTTAAAGGAAAAGAAACCTGAAATCAAAGCAGTTGCAGTAGAACCCGCAACATCACCAGTTCTATCCACCGGAGTAAAAGGACCACATAAAATACAGGGAATTGGCGCCGGATTTGTGCCCGAAGTATACGATGCCAACCTTATTGATGAAGTTATTCCCATCAAAGACGAAGACGCCGGAGCATACCTATTAAAACTGGCCAGGGAAGAAGGAATTCTGGCAGGTATTTCATCCGGAGCAGCCACCAGAGCAGCAGTGGAACTGGCCCAGCGTGAAGAAAACAAAGGCAAACAAATAGTTGTCATATTGCCTGATACCGGTGAGCGGTACCTGAGTGTGGGATGGGTTTTCGAAGAAATTTACAAAACCTATGAAGACACAATCCCTCAAATATAA